The Pyrus communis chromosome 9, drPyrComm1.1, whole genome shotgun sequence genome has a segment encoding these proteins:
- the LOC137744183 gene encoding probable UDP-N-acetylglucosamine--peptide N-acetylglucosaminyltransferase SEC → MITVKGEARQPPAVVGASRVHFGSARDDSFGIKPEPSSLSLVSFKPHHDAREVDEDAHMTVAHQMYKAGNYKEALEHSKIVYEKTPIRTDNLLLLGAIYYQLHDFDMCIAKNEEALRIEPHFAECYGNMANAWKEKGNNDVAIRYYLVAIELRPNFCDAWSNLASAYMRKGRHEEAAQCCRQALALNPHLVDAHSNLGNLMKARGLVQEAYSCYLEAIRIQPNFAIAWSNLAGLFMESGDLNRALQYYKEAVKLKPAFPDAYLNLGNVYKALGLPQEAIVCYQRALQTRPNYAMAFGNLASTYYEQGQLDLAILHYKQAISYDGRFLEAYNNLGNALKDVGRVDEAIQYYNQCLTLQPNHPQALTNLGNIYMEWNMVSAAAQYYKATLTVTTGLSAPFNNLAIIYKQQGNYADAISCYNEVLRIDPLAADGLVNRGNTYKEIGRVSEAIQDYIHAISVRPTMAEAHANLASAYKDSGHVEAAIKSYKQALLIRPDFSEAICNLLHTLQCVCSWEDRDKMFSEVEGIIRRQINMSLLPSVQPFHAIAYPIDPILALEISRKYAAHCSIVASRFGLSPFNHPAPIHIKRNGGPQKLRIGYVSSDFGNHPLSHLMGSVFGMHNKDNVEVFCYALSPNDGTEWRQRIQSEAEHFIDVSSLSSDMIAKMINEDKIQILINLNGYTKGARNEIFAMQPAPIQVSYMGFPGTTGANYIDYLVTDEFVSPLRFSHIYSEKIVHLPHCYFVNDYKQKNQDVLDPSCRQKRSSYGLPEDKFIFACFNQLYKMDPEIFNTWCNILKRVPNGALWLLRFPAAGEMRLRAYAVAQGVQPDQIIFTDVAMKGEHIKRSALADLFLDTPLCNAHTTGTDILWAGLPMVTLPLEKMATRVAGSLCLATGLGDEMIVSSMKEYEEKAVSLALNPSKLHALTSKLKAARLTCPLFDTARWVRNLERSYFKMWNLHCSGQKPQHFKVTENNLEFPYDR, encoded by the exons ATGATCACGGTTAAGGGCGAGGCTCGTCAGCCGCCGGCGGTGGTCGGAGCTTCTAGGGTACACTTCGGCTCCGCTCGCGATGATTCCTTTGGGATTAAGCCGGAGCCGTCGTCGCTCAGCTTGGTCTCTTTCAAGCCTCATCACGATGCTCGTGAAG TTGATGAAGACGCACATATGACCGTTGCTCATCAAATGTACAAGGCTGGAAACTATAAGGAGGCACTAGAGCATAGCAAAATTGTGTATGAGAAAACCCCGATTCGCACTGACAATCTCCTTCTTCTGGGTGCAATCTATTATCAG TTGCATGACTTTGATATGTGTATTGCCAAAAATGAAGAAGCCCTTCGAATTGAGCCGCATTTTGCCGAGTGTTATGGGAACATGGCTAATGCTTGGAAG GAAAAAGGAAATAATGACGTTGCTATTCGCTATTATTTGGTTGCCATTGAG CTTCGTCCCAATTTCTGTGATGCATGGTCAAACTTAGCTAGTGCATACATGCGGAAAGGAAGACATGAAGAAGCGGCACAGTGTTGTCGCCAGGCACTTGCATTAAATCCCCATTTG GTTGATGCCCATAGTAATCTTGGGAATCTAATGAAGGCACGGGGATTGGTGCAAGAG GCATACAGTTGCTACCTCGAGGCTATACGTATCCAACCAAACTTCGCTATTGCATGGTCTAATCTTGCTGGTCTTTTCATGGAGTCTGGTGATCTTAATAGGGCCCTGCAGTACTATAAG GAGGCCGTGAAACTCAAACCTGCTTTTCCAGATGCGTATCTCAATCTTGGGAATGTTTATAAG GCTTTGGGACTGCCACAGGAGGCAATCGTGTGTTATCAACGTGCTCTCCAGACAAGACCCAACTATGCAATGGCTTTCG GTAATTTGGCTAGTACGTATTATGAACAAGGTCAACTGGATCTGGCAATCCTACATTATAAGCAAGCCATTTCTTATGATGGAAGATTTTTGGAGGCTTACAATAATTTG GGTAATGCTCTTAAAGACGTTGGCAGAGTAGATGAAGCAATTCAATACTACAAT CAATGCCTCACTTTACAGCCTAACCATCCACAAGCGCTTACCAACCTTGGGAATATTTATATGGAATG GAACATGGTGTCTGCTGCTGCTCAATATTATAAGGCCACATTGACTGTAACAACTGGATTGTCTGCTCCTTTTAATAATCTTGCCATCATCTATAAACAACAG GGGAATTATGCAGATGCAATTTCTTGCTACAATGAGGTTCTCCGCATAGATCCCTTGGCAGCTGATGGGCTTGTCAATAGGGGGAACACGTACAAAGAGATTGGTAGAGTCAGTGAAGCAATTCAGGACTACATACACGCAATATCTGTCCGGCCAACTATGGCTGAAGCTCATGCAAATTTGGCGTCAGCTTACAAGGATAG TGGACATGTGGAGGCTGCTATTAAGAGCTATAAACAGGCATTGCTTATTCGACCTGATTTTTCAGAGGCAATTTGTAATCTTTTACATACATTACAG TGTGTATGCAGTTGGGAGGACCGCGACAAAATGTTTTCTGAAGTTGAAGGGATAATCAGGAGGCAGATTAAT ATGTCTCTTCTGCCAAGTGTGCAACCTTTCCATGCAATAGCCTATCCGATTGATCCAATTCTGGCACTTGAAATTAG TCGTAAATATGCTGCACACTGCTCCATAGTCGCATCACGATTTGGACTTTCTCCTTTCAACCATCCTGCTCCAATCCATATAAAGCGTAATGGTGGGCCACAGAAACTAAGGATTGG ATATGTAAGCAGTGACTTTGGTAATCACCCCTTGTCACATCTTATGGGATCTGTGTTTGGGATGCATAATAAGGACAATGTTGAG GTTTTCTGTTATGCCTTGAGTCCAAATGATGGAACGGAATGGAGACAACGCATCCAGTCGGAAGCAGAGCACTTTATCGATGTCTCATCTTTGTCATCAGATATGATTgccaaaatgattaatgaagaTAAGATACAGATCTTAATTAACCTTAATGGTTATACAAAG GGTGCAAGAAATGAAATATTTGCCATGCAGCCAGCACCCATTCAGGTTTCATATATGGGTTTCCCTGGTACTACAGGAGCAAATTACATTGATTACTTGGTCACTGATGAG TTCGTTTCACCTTTGCGCTTCTCACATATTTACTCTGAGAAGATTGTTCATCTCCCGCATTGCTACTTTGTGAATGATTACAAGCAG AAAAATCAAGATGTGTTGGATCCAAGCTGCCGGCAGAAGCGATCCAGTTATGGTCTGCCTGAGGATAAATTTATATTTGCATGCTTCAATCAGTTGTACAAAATGGATCCTGAAATCTTTAATACATG GTGCAATATTCTTAAACGTGTACCCAACGGTGCACTTTGGCTCCTCAGATTCCCAGCTGCAGGCGAAATGAGACTTCGTGCAT ATGCTGTTGCTCAAGGAGTGCAGCCAGACCAAATCATCTTCACAGATGTTGCTATGAAAGGTGAACATATCAAGCGGAGTGCGTTGGCAGATTTATTCCTTGACAC GCCTCTGTGCAATGCACATACGACAGGCACGGATATTCTATGGGCAGGTCTGCCAATGGTGACCCTTCCCCTTGAAAAGATGGCTACCAGGGTTGCTGGATCACTGTGTCTCGCTACTGGACTGGGAGACGAGATGATTGTTAGCAG CATGAAAGAGTATGAAGAGAAGGCAGTGTCTCTGGCACTGAATCCCTCAAAGCTCCATGCTCTTACCAGCAAGCTCAAGGCAGCCCGGTTGACTTGTCCTCTGTTCGACACTGCACGCTGG GTGAGGAATCTGGAGAGGAGTTATTTCAAAATGTGGAATCTGCATTGCTCGGGCCAGAAGCCGCAGCATTTCAAAGTCACCGAGAACAACTTAGAGTTTCCGTACGATAGATAG
- the LOC137745388 gene encoding probable leucine-rich repeat receptor-like protein kinase At5g63930 produces MGHTVAVKKVVSSREGNNVDNSFHAEILTLGKIRHRNIVKLCGFCYYQGCNLLLYEYMARGSLGELLHGTSCSLDWTTRFMIALGVAQGLSYLHHDCKPIIFHRDIKSNDILLDDKFESRVGDFGLAKVMDMPHSTTLSVVAGSYGYITPEYVYTLKVTEKCDIYSFGAILLELLTGRTPVQSIEEGGDLVTWVRNYFLLHLLSSGVLDARLDLQDEATVSHMITVLKIALMCTSMSPFNRPTMREVVSMLIGSNERERIL; encoded by the exons ATGGGTCATACAGTTGCTGTTAAGAAAGTAGTATCCAGCAGGGAGGGGAACAATGTGGATAACAGTTTTCATGCTGAAATTCTAACTTTAGGAAAAATCAGGCATCGAAATATTGTAAAGCTATGCGGTTTCTGCTACTACCAGGGTTGCAATCTTCTGCTCTATGAGTACATGGCGAGAGGCAGCTTGGGAGAATTGCTTCATGGAACATCTTGTAGTCTTGATTGGACAACGAGATTCATGATTGCCCTTGGGGTTGCTCAGGGTCTCTCTTACTTGCATCATGATTGCAAACCGATAATCTTTCACCGTGATATAAAGTCCAATGACATTCTTCTTGACGACAAGTTTGAATCTCGTGTTGGGGATTTCGGGTTGGCAAAGGTGATGGACATGCCACACTCTACGACTCTGTCTGTAGTTGCAGGTTCTTATGGATACATTACTCCTG AATATGTATACACTTTGAAAGTCACAGAAAAATGTGACATCTACAGCTTCGGAGCAATCCTTCTGGAGTTGCTGACCGGCAGAACGCCTGTACAATCGATAGAGGAAGGCGGTGACCTGGTAACTTGGGTAAGAAACTATTTTCTGCTCCATTTGTTGTCTTCAGGAGTACTCGATGCTCGATTAGATTTACAAGATGAAGCTACTGTCTCTCACATGATTACTGTCTTGAAAATTGCTTTGATGTGCACCAGTATGTCCCCTTTCAACCGCCCGACCATGAGAGAAGTTGTTTCCATGCTTATTGGGTCAAATGAGAGGGAAAGGATACTTTGA